One Brassica napus cultivar Da-Ae chromosome A1, Da-Ae, whole genome shotgun sequence genomic region harbors:
- the LOC125575945 gene encoding uncharacterized protein LOC125575945, with the protein MKQDEVERDDDDAEKINAEKENREKLAKSQVVELVKTGDLFLNKTVLKARFELCAMKHNFHYTVTNSNKSVWCIRCADKVCFWGARAECLKGSTYFIIKKYVGVHSCAPSNKTSAGRTASAKTIGNLIMHKYEGIKEGPKAKDIVQIMRNDYGCEISESLAWDSREYAVNAVRGIPEESYGKIPKYLHMLREANPGTHSSYKTDVDGRFRYLFIAFGQSIRGFNTVMRRVIVVDGTFLKSKFKGVLLVATAIDGNSNLYPIAFGIVDSENEQSWEWFMRELKVVVADDNGLAFISDRQVSIAKAVEKVYPLARHGICIHHLLNNVISYFKGKGLAGLISKASKAYRVVDFKKTFAHVCNISPAIGTYLMEADVRKWARCQFHGYRYDIRTNNPAESINSALRSPREFPVIPLLDSIREMLTRWFFKRKKLISKHTHRLTIDVEEKIDRRIGKGKTFAVYPVTDSQLLVKGDTIDCFVDLDKRTCSCGKYDLSKIPCRHAIKAGFFVGREPYTLTDFLYTTGAWREAYQESINPISVPEDGWSVPQVVENSEVLPPETRRSLGRNRKRRYETVEDKIRSSQGSQGGQSRKCSRCGLGGHNRATCKMPI; encoded by the coding sequence AACAGTTTTGAAAGCGAGGTTTGAGTTATGTGCAATGAAGCATAACTTTCACTACACAGTTACCAACTCCAATAAATCAGTTTGGTGTATTAGATGCGCTGATAAGGTGTGCTTTTGGGGTGCTCGAGCTGAGTGTTTGAAGGGCtccacatattttattattaagaagTATGTCGGTGTACATTCCTGCGCACCTTCAAACAAAACCAGTGCCGGAAGGACAGCTTCAGCGAAAACGATAGGCAATCTGATAATGCATAAATATGAAGGTATCAAGGAAGGGCCTAAAGCGAAAGATATTGTTCAGATTATGCGCAATGATTATGGATGTGAGATCTCTGAATCTTTAGCATGGGATTCCCGTGAATATGCAGTCAACGCTGTTAGAGGTATTCCAGAGGAAAGTTATGggaaaataccaaaatatttgCACATGCTGCGAGAGGCCAATCCGGGTACACATTCCTCTTACAAGACTGACGTCGATGGTAGATTTCGATATCTGTTTATAGCGTTTGGTCAATCGATCAGAGGCTTTAACACAGTCATGAGGCGTGTCATTGTTGTCGATGGAACATTCTTGAAGAGTAAATTCAAAGGGGTGCTACTGGTTGCAACTGCTATAGAtggaaattcaaatttatatcctATTGCATTTGGGATAGTAGACTCTGAGAATGAGCagtcttgggaatggtttatgaGAGAATTAAAAGTTGTTGTTGCTGATGATAATGGTTTGGCTTTTATTTCGGATAGACAAGTGTCAATAGCGAAGGCAGTGGAGAAAGTGTATCCCCTAGCGAGACACGGTATCTGTATTCAtcatttgttgaataatgtgaTATCATATTTCAAGGGGAAGGGATTAGCTGGGTTGATTTCTAAGGCTTCAAAGGCTTATAGAGTGGTTGATTTCAAGAAGACGTTTGCTCATGTTTGCAATATCAGTCCAGCAATTGGAACGTATCTTATGGAAGCAGATGTCAGAAAGTGGGCTAGATGTCAATTTCATGGATACAGGTATGACATTAGGACAAACAATCCTGCAGAGTCGATAAATTCTGCGTTGCGTTCGCCGAGAGAGTTTCCCGTAATTCCTTTGTTGGACAGTATTAGAGAAATGCTGACACGTTGGTTTTTTAAGCGTAAGAAGTTGATTTCAAAGCACACCCACCGTTTGACCATAGATGTGGAGGAAAAGATTGATAGGAGAATTGGAAAGGGGAAAACTTTCGCAGTTTACCCTGTAACCGATAGCCAGCTGCTTGTTAAAGGCGATACAATTGACTGCTTTGTTGATTTGGACAAACGGACTTGTTCTTGTGGGAAGTACGACCTCTCGAAAATCCCTTGTAGACACGCAATAAAAGCTGGTTTCTTTGTTGGTAGAGAACCATATACATTGACTGATTTTTTGTATACCACGGGAGCTTGGAGAGAAGCTTATCAAGAAAGCATAAATCCCATTTCAGTTCCTGAAGATGGTTGGTCTGTCCCACAAGTTGTGGAAAATTCTGAAGTGCTACCGCCTGAGACAAGAAGATCTCTTGGAAGAAATAGAAAACGCAGATATGAAACTGTTGAAGACAAAATCCGATCATCACAAGGATCACAGGGGGGTCAGTCTCGTAAGTGCAGTAGATGTGGTCTTGGTGGTCATAATAGAGCAACTTGCAAGATGCCAATATAG
- the LOC125609851 gene encoding uncharacterized protein LOC125609851, with translation MLYCFQISGMELELPNRLYGEGLEPQVKKINNSCRLKLLELLKEKMEPEFDEVMKDPIFSQIMVIQKNDLKFSARLVHSFLCKELMTSKRHEKWFTFARRPLRFGLQEYHAVTGLKVKRENNSGLVTWKDDNGFWSKQIKTNGKINLQIIKKKHLEESNTWTWVDRVRLIYLCVIMGVVMGKDEKVNIPHLYMKLAMDLEKLRNYPWGLYSFDFLLKQIDKTRHKLEQKEGYLMEGFLFGFQIWIMEAVPALGEICGTKVSKDFTGPLCGNWRGCAKCSYEDIIGVENLFPENGILHSFMESHIDGVVLLATDFVQKDEKKDERVDRILDMINSKHDWNNHVWGVKEGTNSEFEESGEEKGEDQTADTERGENSHVAGNVDGTADVSGRNKRKHADRGAESRKKNVLCHLAASSKGNIDTDMKNFLEDLVQASFTAFGEKFCQQFSDRLGKIETEVTQLRTASERTEQFETVVTDRLGKIEAEVTQLRTSLVVTELVGKSDQASGPSLTKINSGPSTSKKGTAPTKKKAVKNQELKTADSCVNLPRAKVTQSSASDLRMGTQEFLESCMKNLPLDTFVKGLNPSQAKVEDSLDWLELPKSLKKPTDSLELQKSLKKPAVRLDDRDIELDGENFPDRCLVLDDRSTLRGHHSLFKGLIESDLLTKLIRHED, from the exons ATGTtgtattgttttcaaatttcagGTATGGAGTTGGAGTTGCCTAATCGTTTATACGGTGAGGGATTGGAACCTCAGGTTAAGAAGATTAATAACAGCTGCCGACTAAAACTTCTCGAGTTgctaaaagaaaaaatggaacCAGAATTCGATGAAGTTATGAAAGATCCCATTTTTTCACAGATTATGGTTATCCAGAAGAATGATCTGAAGTTTTCGGCGAGGTTGGTACACTCTTTTTTGTGTAAGGAGTTGATGACAAGCAAGAGACATGAGAAGTGGTTCACTTTCGCTAGGAGACCTCTGCGTTTTGGATTGCAAGAGTATCATGCTGTCACTGGTCTGAAAGTGAAGCGAGAGAATAACAGTGGGCTAGTGACATGGAAAGACGATAATGGTTTTTGGAGCAAGCAGATAAAGAcaaatggaaaaataaatttgcaGATCATAAAAAAGAAGCATTTGGAAGAGAGCAATACCTGGACTTGGGTTGATAGGGTGAGACTGATATATCTTTGCGTTATTATGGGTGTGGTGATGGGAAAGGATGAGAAGGTGAATATCCCGCATCTGTACATGAAGTTGGCGatggatttggagaagcttcGGAATTATCCATGGGGTCTGTATTCGTTTGATTTCCTTCTGAAGCAAATTGATAAAACAAGGCATAAATTAGAGCAGAAAGAGGGGTATCTGATGGAAGGATTCTTGTTTGGTTTCCAAATTTGGATAATGGAAGCTGTTCCTGCTTTAGGAGAGATTTGTGGCACAAAAGTCAGTAAAGATTTTACAGGTCCACTGTGTGGTAATTGGAGAGGATGTGCAAAATGTTCTTATGAAGATATCATTGGCGTTGAGAACTTATTCCCAGAAAAC GGAATTTTGCATTCATTCATGGAATCCCACATAGATGGAGTGGTCCTTTTGGCAACTGATTTTGTACAGAAGgatgagaagaaagatgaaagaGTAGATCGTATTTTAGATATGATCAATAGTAAACATGATTGGAACAATCATGTTTGGGGAGTAAAAGAAGGTACGAACTCTGAATTTGAGGAATCTGGCGAAGAGAAAGGAGAGGATCAAACAGCTGATACTGAGAGAGGTGAAAATAGTCATGTTGCAGGGAATGTTGATGGCACAGCTGATGTTTCGGGAAGAAACAAGAGAAAGCATGCAGACCGAGGAGCAGAGTCAAGGAAAAAGAATGTTTTGTGCCACCTAGCTGCTTCATCAAAAGGAAATATTGACACAGATATGAAAAATTTCTTGGAGGATCTGGTACAAGCTTCTTTTACTGCTTTTGGGGAGAAATTCTGTCAGCAGTTCTCGGACAGGTTGGGTAAGATTGAGACTGAGGTTACACAACTCAGGACAGCTTCAGAGAGAACTGAGCAATTTGAGACCGTTGTAACCGACAGATTGGGGAAAATTGAGGCTGAGGTTACACAGCTCAGGACAAGTTTAGTGGTGACTGAATTGGTGGGAAAGAGTGATCAAGCAAGCGGTCCTAGCTTGACCAAAATCAACAGTGGTCCTAGCACCAGCAAAAAAGGAACTGCTCCAACAAAGAAAAAG GCTGTAAAAAACCAAGAGTTAAAGACTGCTGATTCGTGTGTCAATTTACCTCGTGCAAAAGTTACTCAATCATCAGCTAGTGATCTTCGTATGGGTACACAAGAGTTTTTGGAAAGTTGCATGAAGAACCTTCCATTAGACACATTTGTGAAAGGTTTGAATCCTTCTCAAGCTAAAGTCGAAGATTCATTGGATTGGTTGGAACTTCCTAAATCATTGAAGAAGCCAACAGATTCATTGGAACTTCAAAAATCATTGAAGAAGCCAGCGGTCCGATTAGATGACCGAGATATAGAGCTAGACGGCGAAAATTTCCCTGATCGCTGCTTGGTGTTAGATGATCGATCCACACTTCGTGGACATCACAGTTTGTTTAAGGGATTGATTGAATCAGATCTCCTAACCAAGTTAATACGGCATGAAGATTAA